The following are from one region of the Andrena cerasifolii isolate SP2316 chromosome 1, iyAndCera1_principal, whole genome shotgun sequence genome:
- the LOC143369450 gene encoding mitochondrial import inner membrane translocase subunit Tim29 yields the protein MNYGQISRIQKYKFNVKLINTINNVVTKVKNFETPEKIKGTFLERWGKYWKNVYIDYKDVAVDVAKDCKVHPIRTSIYTSLLGICVYLNKHNPDECSFREHLLQNTIKVMQVGAPTRNPISVNHLKWIEQCYNEGIIRQMNLGVISLIWLDNYDKACSLYKAVCPHLKPQYITFYQRVVDIGFLDQWWLLERKMEDYDINETEFTNVQGE from the exons ATGAATTATGGACAAATTTCTCGgattcaaaaatataaattcaatGTGAAATTAATAAACACAATCAATAATGTTGTCACTAaagtgaaaaattttgaaacaccGGAGAAAATAAAAGGGACATTTCTCGAACGATGGG GGAAATATTGGAAGAATGTTTACATAGATTATAAAGATGTAGCAGTAGATGTTGCCAAAGATTGTAAAGTACATCCAATACGAACCTCCATATACACTTCTC TTTTAGGAATCTGTGTATACTTGAATAAGcacaatccagatgaatgttcCTTTAGAGaacatttattacaaaatactaTAAAGGTAATGCAAGTGGGAGCACCTACGCGCAATCCAATATCTGTAAATCATTTAAAGTGGATAGAGCAATGTTATAATGAGGGAATTATACGGCAGATGAATTTAGgtgtaatttctttaatttggtTAGACAACTATGACAAAGCATGTTCTTTGTATAAAGCTGTTTGTCCTCATTTAAAACCACAATATATAACCTTTTATCAGAGAGTAGTGGATATAGGATTTTTAGACCAGTGGTGGCTTTTAGAAAGGAAAATGGAAGATTATGATATAAATGAAACAGAATTTACTAATGTACAgggtgaataa
- the Mrps24 gene encoding mitochondrial ribosomal protein S24 — MNLITYMRCISTINTNVLPKRYVHVSSALNGTQAGRYKPKPKQPQPLTYEMANPPHYIAARKSWNSWNTSNVKDGNRPSETAVEDLFIRNFVNGTWHGLFVSEIIIKRQHNLIRITGIVARKIVPVKMYFLMGYTETLLSYWLHCPIKMEIVTTQAKEDSIYKVI; from the exons ATGAATCTGATTACGTATATGCGTTGT aTATCAACAATTAATACAAATGTTCTGCCAAAACGATATGTACATGTCAGTTCAGCACTTAATGGAACGCAGGCTGGACGTTACAAACCTAAACCAAAACAACCTCAGCCACTTACATATGAAATGGCAAACCCTCCTCATTACATCGCTGCCAGAAAGTCTTGGAATTCTTGGAATACTT CAAATGTAAAAGATGGTAATAGGCCATCTGAGACTGCTGTAGAGGACTTGTTCATACGAAATTTTGTAAATGGAACATGGCATGGTTTGTTTGtaagtgaaataattattaaacggCAGCATAACCTGATTAGAATTACTGGCATTGTTGCGCGCAAAATAGTACCTGTTAAAATGtactttttaatgggttatacTGAAACTCTTCTAAGTTACTGGTTGCATTGCCCAATCAAAATGGAGATAGTAACAACACAAGCTAAAGAAGATTCTATATACAAAGTAATTTAG